In Pseudomonas grandcourensis, the DNA window AATCCGGCAGACCCGAAGGTCTCCCACGCACAGCCGCCATTGCACGAATGTACTGGCATAAAAAAAGCGCCGGCAATCGTGATTGGTGGCGCTTGTGCGCCCGTATCTTACCCGGGTTCTCAGGCCCGGTCGCTGAATTGGCAGCGACCGGGCGAAGTTAGCGGGCAAGGATGAGGTCGGCAATCGTAGCGATCTGGTGGCCGGGGATGGCCGGGACACTGCAGACCCTGTGGGAGCGGGCTTGCCCGCGATGGCAGTGTGTTAGGCGACATTGATGCTGGATGTGACGGCCCCATCGCGGGCAAGCCCGCTCCCACAGGATTTGAGGCGTGTCGGTTATTTTTGGCCAGTGTCGAGCAACCGGAAAAACCGCTCCCGCACCTGCAAGCTGTCACTGTGAGCCACATTGAAGCGCAGGAACTGGCTGGCGTTCGGGGCTTTGCTCAGCAAGGTACCCGGCGCCAATACCATATTGTTCTCCAGCCCCTGACGAGCCAGGTTCTCGGCATGCAAGCCCTCCGGCAACCGTGCCCAGATGAACACGCCTTCGCCGGGCAGCGAGGAAAGCGAACACCCAGCCTCCGCCAACCAACTCGCCACTCGGCTGTTCGATTCATACAACCGATCCACCGTGCGCCGCGCATGCTTGGCATAGCTGCCGTCGCTGAGCATGGTGCAGGTGATCTGCTCCGCCAACTCCGACGTTACCCCGCCGCAGGCCATTTTCAGCGCGACCATGCGTGCCGCCAGTTGTGGCGAGAGCACGGTGTAGCTGACGCGGCTGTTGGCGGTCAGGGTCTTGGAGAAGCCCGACACATAACTCACGTTGTCCAGCCCGCTGGCGGCCAGGCGCGGTGTGCGGCGTTGCTGGATGTCGCAGTACAGATCGTCTTCGACGATGTGCAAGTCATGGCGGTGGCTCAGTTCCAGCAAGCGGTAGACCTGAGCCGGGGTGAACGAGTGGCCGGTAGGGTTATGCAGCGTGCTGTTGGTCATGTACAGCACGGGTTTGTGGGTGATCAGCAGTTGCTCGAAGGCGTCGAGGTCCATGCCGTCGCAATCCCGGGCGATGGTGATGACTTTGGCCCCGTGCAACGCCAGGTTGGCGTGCATGTTGAAGTAGCAGGGGTCGTCGAGCAGCACGGTGTCGCCGGGTTTGACCAGCAGGCGCATCAGCAGGTCGATGGCCTGCATGGTGTTGGCGGTGGTGATGATCTGGTCCACCGGCGCTTCGATGCCGAAGGTCGCCAGTTTGACCCGCAGGGCCTGGCGCAACGGCAAGTAACCGCCGGCCACGCCGTACTCGCCCATGCGCAACGACGTCGCTCGCAGGGTACTGCGCACGGCTTTCTGCAATTCTTCGGCGGGTAGCCACGAGGTCGGCAGAAAACCGCAGCCGGGGCGCAGCGTGCCGTTGTCCAGCAGCAAGGCGCGACGTATCACGCTCAGGGTGTCCTGGGGTTGCAGGTCCGGGCCGGTGCCGCTTTTCAGCGCCGCTTCGGAGCGATGCACGTAATGCCCGGAGCCCTGGCGAGACACCACCAGCCCCTTGGCCCGCATGCGGTCCAACGCATCGACCACCGTGGACTTGCCCACATTCATCAAGTCGGAGAGTTCGCGAATCGGCGGCAGCTTGGCGCCGTGGGGCAGGCCACCGGTGCTGATGGCCTGGGTCAGCTGATCGACGATCTGCTGCACCAGCGGCACGCCGGGCTGGAACTCAATGGCGGCAATGACTGCGCGTTGAACCTGCATTTTACTGGTCTCTCCGGCAGTAAAGTTCGTTGGATTCTATACGAACTTGCCCTGATCAGGACAAGCCTCTCTCTCTACCATGCCCTTACAGACTTTTCTGAAGGTCGGCCTTTGTCGGCGGGCGTTTACCTGGTTCCTGAGGTGCTGCATGAGTGTCGAAACAACGGTCGCGGTAGCCAAACCGGTCATTAACCTGCGGTTGTTCACGATCCGGATCATCACCGCCGTCTCGCTGTTCGCGGTGCTGGGCAAGGCCAACGTCTGGCTCGACACCGCTACCAACAGCATTCTGGCCCTTGGATATCGCGCCTTATTGCTGCTGTTGCCCCTGACTTTACTGGTGCTTGGCCGCCGCTCCCTGAGCGTCACGCTGCTTTGTGCCGGCCTTGGCCTGGTGCTGCTGGCGCTGACCAGCAATCAAGGCTTGGTGATGTTTGCTGCCGCATTGTTTGCCTACGGCATTGCCATTGCCGGTTACCTGATCAAGAGCGAAGCAGCCCAGACCAAGGAAGGCGCGGCCTACAACCGCGTGGCCATGAACATGGGCAGCCTGGTGGCCGGTTTGATCCTGCTGTCGCCGCTGCTCACGCCAACCATGTTTTTCCTCGGCGCGGCGGCGTTCGTGTTGCTGTGCCTGCCGATCGCCCTCGGCGCAACCTTCACCACCGAACCGGTGCTGGCCCGCCCGGCCACTCAGGTCGGCAGCAACTGGGGCAACAAACTGCCCTGGGTGATCGCCGGCATCATCATGGGCATCAAGCTGTTCGGGGTGTTCTCGATCCTGCCACAGGCGATCCTGCTCAAGACCGGCGAGCTGCCGGCCTGGTACGGCTTGATGCTGATCCTCAACAGTGCCGTGGTGGTGTTCGCCCAAGTGCCGGTGATGAAGCTGATCGAGCGCACCGGGCGCTTCAAGGTCGTGGCGGTGATCGGGATCATCGTCGGCGGCTTTGCCGTGCTGTCTTCGCCCGCCGCGTTCCACGTCGAAACCCTCGCCGGGGCGCTGGTCTGGGTGGCGCTGCTGTCCATTGCCGAGTGCGCCTTCAGCTACCTCGATTACTTCTCGGTCAAGCAAAACAACATGTTCGTCAAGGAAGTGTCCCTGGGGGTGGGGGCCGGGCTGACCGTGTTGATCATGCGGGTGGTGCCGGCGCCGTACAACGCGCTGGTGCTGGCCGCCATCGGTGCCGCAGGGATCCTGGCCTGGTATTGGCTCAACCGTAAATCCAATGCGTCGTTGCATGACTGAGTCATCGCCGTTGCGGTTTTCACTTTGCAGGTCGGGGGCATTATGAATACGACTTCATGCGTAGTAGTGGTCGGTTACAACGGTAATCGGGTTCACGACATCCAGAAACTGCGCTTGCTGTGCAAGTCGCTCTACAACGCCAGGCTCATCCTGCTGGTTGAGAAAATCCAGCCCCATGACGACCAGGTGGCCGATCACGTCTGCAGCACTTCACTGGCCGAAGACGATGTGGCGACGTCCCTTGAGCTGATAGTGGGGTGCCTGAATGCCGACAGCTGGAAGCTGATCGGCGTACTGCCGTTCTCCGATCGCGGCGTGCTGCTCGGTGCAGCGCTGGCCACTCACTTCGGCCTGCCGGGCATTACCCCAGGCGAAGCGCGGGCGGGCCTGGACAAGCAGATTTTCCGCCAGCTCGAAGCGGCGGCCAGCACCGCCCCCGAAGAATACCGGCCAGTGTTTTCCGCACGGGTCGAAAGCCTGTCGGAACTGCGTCAGCGCGTCGTCGAACTGGGTGGCAAGGCCTTCATCAAACCGGCTTGCGAGGGTGCGAGCAGAGGTTGTCGCGTCATCCATCACCCTTCGGAATGCGATGACGCCTGGCTCGCCCTGAAGCCTTACCGCGAAGGCGGCATCGTCCTTGAAGAACTGGTGCAGAACGCCCGGGAATACAGCTGGGACTGTGTGGCCGGCAGCACTTGGCTGACTGAAAAGACCACCACCGAAGGCGCCTACCGCGCAGAGATCCAGCAAGTCGTGCCCGCACCGCTTGCGGCTGAGGTACAGGCGCGTTTGATGGCAGCGGGTCGGCATATGTCGGGCCTGGTGTCCCGGGACAACGGCGCCTGGCACAACGAAGTGTTCCTGCGCAGCGACAACCTGACCTCGGCCGTGGAGACCAACATGCGCCCCGGCGGCATGCACATCTGGGACCTGGCCAAACGCGCCTTCGTCAATTTCGACCCATGGGAACGCTGGGTTCGCTGGGCGGTGGAAGGCAAGACCGAGCAGCACGAGCCAGTGGCCCGCGGCTACTGCGGCATACGCCTGCTCAGGGCACCGGCCGGCGGCATCCTGCGCGCAACGCCTGACATCGAGGCCCTGGCCCGCGCTCTGCGTATCGACCTGGTGGAAGGCCAGTACGCCAAGCGTGTCGGTGACTCGGTCAGCGCGCAGATCAAGGACAACTTCTCATTCATCGGCCACATCGTGCTGTTTAACGAACACTACGGGCAACTGAGCAACGACCTGTTGCGGCTGGCCGAGGTGATTGAGTCACGCATCGAGGTGACTTGCCTGGCACCGGCCACCCGCGCCGTGTGTTGAGCCGGCAAGCACCCGTTTTTTTGCATTACTGATCAAGAGGGTTCGATCAATGATCCAGCACATGACCTGCGATGAACGCTTCATCGCCCTGGCCAAAGAGTTTGGTTATGACATCTACGGCGAAAACACCGCTGGCGGCCACTACGCGCCGCTGATCCGTCATCACGATGAGCTGTACATCAGCGGCCTGGTGCCGCGCATGAACGGCAAGATCCACTACCCCGGCCGCGTCGGGCTGGATCTCAGCATGGCCGATGCGCAAGCGGCCGCCAGCATCAGCGCGATGCGCGGGCTGGCGTTGATCGTCGATGCCATTGGTTCGCTGGACAAGATCAAGTCATTGATCCGGGTCACGGTCTATGTGAAGTCCACTGCGGACTTTGTCGATTTGAGCGAAGTGGCCAACGGCGCCTCGGATGTGTTCAGCCATGTGCTGGGCGACGCCGGTAAACATACCCGCACCACGGTGGGTGTTTATCAGTTACCCAAGAGTGCCGCGATAGAAGTGGACATGATCGCTGCCTTGCGCCCATCGGTTTTGTAAGTTGTTTCCGACTTTACAGCGCTGAACCCTTAACTTAAGGTTTAGCGCTGAAGTATTGGGAATAACAAGAAAGGACGTGCGAATGGATAACTTTCAAGGTGCGTTTTTTTCATATAAGGATTTTCGCCAGAGCCTGCACCATCGAACGCCAGGCCCCAAGGTATGGAAAGGCACTGAACTGGCGGGTATGCGTCAGACCCTTGAAGCCAGCGACGTTGATATTGTCGCATTGGCTCACGACAAGAGCATTGAAGGCTGTGAGGTGACGCCTGGCATGGCGATCGCCATGCAATGGCTGAACCCCGGTGTGACGCTCAACGGCCATGCCCATTCCTGGTGGCATCTGTTTGTCATCCAGTGCGGCAGTGGCGTGTTGACCCTCGGCGATGCCGACGGGGTCAACGTCAGCAATGGCGATGTGCTGCTGGTACCGGCGTGGACCCGGCACGGCTTCGTCAACACCAGTAGACACGAGCCTTTGGCGATGCTGAACATGAGCAACATGCCGCAGATGGCATTGCTTTCGAATTTTGCCGACAGCCATGGCCTGATCACCACCCAGCCGTAATTTCCCAGCGCATCAACCCAGGGAGCCCACCTTCGTCGGCTCCCTTTTTTGTTTTTCAGACCTGTCCCGATATCGCCGGTTTCAGCGTTTTTGCCGGGATTTCGGCTGCGTGTCTGTCGGTGGAAAACAACTTTCTGTATCGATTGAAACGGGCAAATTCTGTATCTATTCAGCCTCAATTCAACTAACTACGATCACTTCCAATGCACGTCAATCCCTGCAGTTGGTCAATGGAGTGTTCTATGGAAAACAGGAAGCTGAAACTGTATGTCGGCGCCGATTATGTCAGTGCTTTTGCGATGTCTGCTTTTGTTGCGCTCAAGGAAAAGCAACTTTCATTTGAACTTGTTGCTGTTGATCTGAAAGCACGAGAAAACTATCTGGCGAGTTATCGCGATCTTTCGCTGACATGCAAAATCCCAACGTTAGTTCACGAAGGTTTTGCCTTGTCGGAGTCATCGGCGATTGCCGAATACCTCGATGAACTCACCCCAGGGCATAAAAAACTCTATCCACAGGACCTCCAGCAGCGTGCCCGTGCCCGCCAATTGCAGGCCTGGTTGCGCAGTGACTTGCTGGTGGTGCGCAAGGAGCGTCCGTTTGACCTGGTGTACTTCGGCAAGAAAAACACCGCACTGTCCGACGAGGCCCAAACCGCCGTCGCGCGCCTGTTCTTTGTCGCCGGGCATTTGCTGGAGGAGGGCGCCGAGCATCTGTTTGGTGACTGGAGCATTGCCGACACGGACCTTGCAATCATGCTCAACCGACTGGTTGCCAACGGCGATCCGGTACCGGCGCGGCTCGCGGCGTATGTGCGCCGCCAGTGGGATCGCGACAGCGTCCGGGCGTGGATGGACATAGAGCGCAAAGCGCCGGCCATCGCGTAACAACACTCAGGGCAATCACCAGGAGCGCGGCCATGCAAGGACTGTCGGAGCACGAACGCTACAAACCCTACAACTCACGCACCATCCGCGACTCACCCTACTGGCACAAGCTGACGCCGGCGTTGCAGGAGGCCATGACCGTGGTGGCGCGGGTCATGCCGTTTCGCACCAATGAATACGTGCTGGGCACGCTGATCGACTGGAACAACATTCCGGACGACCCTGTTTTTCGCATGACCTTTCCCCACAAGGACATGTTGCTGGCGGAGGAATATGCCTCGCTCAAGCAACTGATCGAGCTGGATGACAGCGCGGCGATCAAGCGTCGGATCGAGGCGATCTGGCGGCGCATGAACCCGCATCCGGCCGGGCAGTTGACCCACAACGGAGTCACCCTCAACGGCAAAGTCCTGCCGGGCATCCAGCACAAGTACCGCGAGACCGTGCTGTTTTTCCCCGGTGCCGGTCAGACCTGTCACGCGTACTGCACCTTCTGTTTCCGCTGGGCGCAGTTCATCGGCGAAGAAGAACTCAAGTTCAACGCCCGCGAGTCCCAGGAGCTGGTCAGTTACCTGAGGGTGCACAGCGAAGTGACCGACGTGCTGATTACCGGCGGCGACCCGATGATCATGAACACCCGCTCCCTGGCCGGTTACATCGAGCCGCTGCTGGCGTTGCCACACCTGAAGAACATCCGCATCGGCACCAAGTCCGTGGCGTACTGGCCGCAGCGTTTTGTCAGCGACAAGGATGCACCTGAGCTGCTGGAGCTGTTCCAGCGCATCGTCGCGGCGGGGAAAAACCTGTCGATCATGGGCCACTACAACCACCCGGTGGAGATCCGCCAGACCATTGCCCGCCAGGCCATCGAGCGCATTCGCTCGACAGGCGCGACGGTGCGCATGCAGGCGCCGCTGATCCGCCACATCAACGAAAACCCCGCCGATTGGGCCGCGCTGTGGACCGAAGGGGTGCGGCTCGGGGCCGTGCCTTATTACATGTTCGTCGAGCGTGACACTGGCCCCAGCCACTACTTCGCGATGCCGCTGGCCCGGGCTTTCGAGATCTTCCAGGCGGCGTACCGCACGGTGTCGGGGCTGGCGCGCACAGTGCGCGGGCCGTCCATGAGCACCTTCTACGGCAAGGTGTTGATCAACGGCATCGAGACCGTCGCCGGGGAAAAGGTCTTCGTCTTGCAGTTCCTCCAGGCACGCGATCCGCAATGGGTGTTGCGCACGTTCTACGCGCGCTTCGATCCGCAAGTGACCTGGTTCGATGACCTGCAACCGGCCTTCGGCGAGCGTGCGTTCTTCTTTCAGACCGAGCTCACTGCCGTGCCGGAATTGATACCCGTGTTGCTGGAAACGGCGTAGGAAAATTCATGAACAATGGGGAGATATGGATATGAGCAGTATCCCGTTTGATCAACGAGAGGGCGTTATCTGGCTCGACGGCGAGTTCGTCGAGTGGTCCCGGGCGCAGTTGCATGTACTGACCCATGGCCTGCATTACGCGAGCACCGTGTACGAAGGCGAGCGGGTCTACAACGGCAGGATCTTCAAGCTGCGCGAACACAGCGAGCGCTTGTATCGCTCGGCGCAACTGATGGACTTTGCCATCCCTTATGAGCTGGCTGAACTGGAGGCGGCGAGCCATGAACTGCTGCAACGCAACAAGGTCGTCGACGGCTACCTGCGCCCGGTGGCCTGGCGCGGCAGCGAGATGATTTCCACCTCGGCGCGTTTCAACCGTGTGCACGTGGCCATCGCGTGCTGGCAGTGGCCGAGCTATTTCGACCCGGCCGCGCGCATGTTCGGCATCCGCTTGAAAACCGCGACCTGGCGTCGTCCACCACCGAGCAGCAGCCCGTTCCAAGCCAAGGCCTCCGGGCATTACCAGATCGCCACGCTGAGCAAGCACGACGCCGAGAACACGGGTTACCACGATGCGCTGATGCTCGACTGGCGCGGCCACGTGGCCGAAGCCACCAGCGCCAATGTGTTCTTCGTCAAAGGCCGGACGCTGCACACGCCGCTGCCGGATTGTTTCCTCAACGGCATCACCCGCCAGACCGTGATCGAACTGGCCAGGGCGCTGGACTACCAGGTCGTCGAACGCACGATTTTGCCTACGGAACTTGGCGACTTCGACGAGTGTTTTCTTACCGGCACCGCCGCCGAAATCACCCCGGTGCAGAGCATCGATGAACAGCACTACCGACCGGGCGACGCCTGCCGCGACTTCATCGCCGCGTACACCTCAACCGTCAACGCCGGATAACCCGTCAGGAATCTCATCATGTCAGACCAAGGGATTGTTGCGTCTCAACCTTGCATTTCGCTCGGCCATCGTCATGAAGAGCTGTCGACGTTGGGCTGGTCGGTGCTGACCCCGGAGGAATTTGCCGATGATGTCGTAGGCACCTTGCGCGAGTTCGGCCCGATCATTCCGCAGTTCAACGGCCAGATGGCCTTTCCCATTACCCGCAAGCCGGGTTACGAAGACTTGCCGTATTCCCAGAGCATGAACGGCATCGGCCCGCACACTGAAGCGCCGGTGTACGGACCGCCGCCGCGCTACCTGGCGTTGCATTGCCATAAACAGGCCACGTGCGGTGGCGGGCACACCGGTTTGGTGGACGGTTACGAATTTCTCAAGTCCCTGGAACGCAGTGAACCAGAACTGCGTGAGTGGCTGGATGACACGCCGGTAGAATTTGTCGCCACCGCCAAACCGGGTGAGCCGGGACAGCGGCGGGTCAAGGAATACATCCTCACGCCTACGGAAGACGGGGATATTTTCCGCTTCAGCTACAACCAGTTTCACTACGGCGACGTGAACCCGTCCAAGGACGCGTTGCAGCAATCACTGGTGACCAACAGCACCTTGCCGCTGGCCAGGTTTGCCGTGCTCGGCGAAGCGTACTTCGTCGAGCACAACGTTCCGGTGCTGATTCCCGACGGATGCCTGCTGATTTGGGACAACTGGCGAATGATCCACGCCCGCAGTCGTTACACTGACCCGGCGCGCAACCTGACCCGCTATTGGCTGGCCTGATTTTTCCGGCGCCCTTCATTCTTTTGGCGTACCCCTTGGCGGGTACGCGTCTTACAGGTATCGCGTCATGCAGACAGCAATCGAGATCGCCCAGGTCGATCATCAACTGATCGTGCGGCTCAACCAGGCGTGGACCAAACGGGCCACCGTGTGTTCGCCGGAGAGAGGCGTCGTCAACGAGGCATTCGACCCGGCGCGCCCGGATTATCCGGAGTGCATGGTGCCGTTTTTCCACCACCCGAAATTCCAGGCCTTGAGCGACGAGCTCAAGAGCAGCGTGGTGACCTGGGGCTGGATCGGCTACAACCTGCGCACCGTCACCGCCGAGGAGCATGTGGTCAATCCGGCGCTGAGCGTCATCGCCAATCAGTACCTGGGCAAGGATGACTGGCATTTTCGCGAGGCCATGCAACAGACCCTGATCGACGAGCACTACCACACGCTGATGCACCTGCGCGCCATCGAGCGGACCAAGCTGGATCGGGCGCTGGATCAGGACCTGGACTTGCCACCCTCCGTCACCTACCTGCGCCTGAAAGCCCTGCGTGAAGCACTGCCTGAGCAATGGCAGCGGGATCTGGCGGCGATCACCTTTGCAGTGGTGGCCGAGATCAGCGTCAACGCCTATCTGGACCTGCTGGCGGACGACCAGACCATCCAGCCGCAGAACCGCCGAGTGGCCGAGCTGCACAACCGTGACGAATACGCCCACAGCAAGGTGCTGGCCGAAGTGTCCAAGGTCATGTACGCGAACATGCAGCCCATCCAGCGGGAATTTTTCGCACGCAAC includes these proteins:
- a CDS encoding branched-chain amino acid aminotransferase — its product is MSSIPFDQREGVIWLDGEFVEWSRAQLHVLTHGLHYASTVYEGERVYNGRIFKLREHSERLYRSAQLMDFAIPYELAELEAASHELLQRNKVVDGYLRPVAWRGSEMISTSARFNRVHVAIACWQWPSYFDPAARMFGIRLKTATWRRPPPSSSPFQAKASGHYQIATLSKHDAENTGYHDALMLDWRGHVAEATSANVFFVKGRTLHTPLPDCFLNGITRQTVIELARALDYQVVERTILPTELGDFDECFLTGTAAEITPVQSIDEQHYRPGDACRDFIAAYTSTVNAG
- a CDS encoding TauD/TfdA family dioxygenase, with product MSDQGIVASQPCISLGHRHEELSTLGWSVLTPEEFADDVVGTLREFGPIIPQFNGQMAFPITRKPGYEDLPYSQSMNGIGPHTEAPVYGPPPRYLALHCHKQATCGGGHTGLVDGYEFLKSLERSEPELREWLDDTPVEFVATAKPGEPGQRRVKEYILTPTEDGDIFRFSYNQFHYGDVNPSKDALQQSLVTNSTLPLARFAVLGEAYFVEHNVPVLIPDGCLLIWDNWRMIHARSRYTDPARNLTRYWLA
- a CDS encoding biotin carboxylase; this encodes MNTTSCVVVVGYNGNRVHDIQKLRLLCKSLYNARLILLVEKIQPHDDQVADHVCSTSLAEDDVATSLELIVGCLNADSWKLIGVLPFSDRGVLLGAALATHFGLPGITPGEARAGLDKQIFRQLEAAASTAPEEYRPVFSARVESLSELRQRVVELGGKAFIKPACEGASRGCRVIHHPSECDDAWLALKPYREGGIVLEELVQNAREYSWDCVAGSTWLTEKTTTEGAYRAEIQQVVPAPLAAEVQARLMAAGRHMSGLVSRDNGAWHNEVFLRSDNLTSAVETNMRPGGMHIWDLAKRAFVNFDPWERWVRWAVEGKTEQHEPVARGYCGIRLLRAPAGGILRATPDIEALARALRIDLVEGQYAKRVGDSVSAQIKDNFSFIGHIVLFNEHYGQLSNDLLRLAEVIESRIEVTCLAPATRAVC
- a CDS encoding PLP-dependent aminotransferase family protein, which encodes MQVQRAVIAAIEFQPGVPLVQQIVDQLTQAISTGGLPHGAKLPPIRELSDLMNVGKSTVVDALDRMRAKGLVVSRQGSGHYVHRSEAALKSGTGPDLQPQDTLSVIRRALLLDNGTLRPGCGFLPTSWLPAEELQKAVRSTLRATSLRMGEYGVAGGYLPLRQALRVKLATFGIEAPVDQIITTANTMQAIDLLMRLLVKPGDTVLLDDPCYFNMHANLALHGAKVITIARDCDGMDLDAFEQLLITHKPVLYMTNSTLHNPTGHSFTPAQVYRLLELSHRHDLHIVEDDLYCDIQQRRTPRLAASGLDNVSYVSGFSKTLTANSRVSYTVLSPQLAARMVALKMACGGVTSELAEQITCTMLSDGSYAKHARRTVDRLYESNSRVASWLAEAGCSLSSLPGEGVFIWARLPEGLHAENLARQGLENNMVLAPGTLLSKAPNASQFLRFNVAHSDSLQVRERFFRLLDTGQK
- a CDS encoding RidA family protein, translating into MIQHMTCDERFIALAKEFGYDIYGENTAGGHYAPLIRHHDELYISGLVPRMNGKIHYPGRVGLDLSMADAQAAASISAMRGLALIVDAIGSLDKIKSLIRVTVYVKSTADFVDLSEVANGASDVFSHVLGDAGKHTRTTVGVYQLPKSAAIEVDMIAALRPSVL
- a CDS encoding diiron oxygenase; this encodes MQTAIEIAQVDHQLIVRLNQAWTKRATVCSPERGVVNEAFDPARPDYPECMVPFFHHPKFQALSDELKSSVVTWGWIGYNLRTVTAEEHVVNPALSVIANQYLGKDDWHFREAMQQTLIDEHYHTLMHLRAIERTKLDRALDQDLDLPPSVTYLRLKALREALPEQWQRDLAAITFAVVAEISVNAYLDLLADDQTIQPQNRRVAELHNRDEYAHSKVLAEVSKVMYANMQPIQREFFARNLSVALSAFIAQDYSMWEAILTQLGVEEAALIIADTRESNKNATIMRDYSGLHKLAQDLGISDQIDFDFRPTLKTTAVA
- a CDS encoding cupin domain-containing protein, which produces MDNFQGAFFSYKDFRQSLHHRTPGPKVWKGTELAGMRQTLEASDVDIVALAHDKSIEGCEVTPGMAIAMQWLNPGVTLNGHAHSWWHLFVIQCGSGVLTLGDADGVNVSNGDVLLVPAWTRHGFVNTSRHEPLAMLNMSNMPQMALLSNFADSHGLITTQP
- a CDS encoding lysine 2,3-aminomutase, whose translation is MQGLSEHERYKPYNSRTIRDSPYWHKLTPALQEAMTVVARVMPFRTNEYVLGTLIDWNNIPDDPVFRMTFPHKDMLLAEEYASLKQLIELDDSAAIKRRIEAIWRRMNPHPAGQLTHNGVTLNGKVLPGIQHKYRETVLFFPGAGQTCHAYCTFCFRWAQFIGEEELKFNARESQELVSYLRVHSEVTDVLITGGDPMIMNTRSLAGYIEPLLALPHLKNIRIGTKSVAYWPQRFVSDKDAPELLELFQRIVAAGKNLSIMGHYNHPVEIRQTIARQAIERIRSTGATVRMQAPLIRHINENPADWAALWTEGVRLGAVPYYMFVERDTGPSHYFAMPLARAFEIFQAAYRTVSGLARTVRGPSMSTFYGKVLINGIETVAGEKVFVLQFLQARDPQWVLRTFYARFDPQVTWFDDLQPAFGERAFFFQTELTAVPELIPVLLETA
- the yfcF gene encoding glutathione transferase; this encodes MENRKLKLYVGADYVSAFAMSAFVALKEKQLSFELVAVDLKARENYLASYRDLSLTCKIPTLVHEGFALSESSAIAEYLDELTPGHKKLYPQDLQQRARARQLQAWLRSDLLVVRKERPFDLVYFGKKNTALSDEAQTAVARLFFVAGHLLEEGAEHLFGDWSIADTDLAIMLNRLVANGDPVPARLAAYVRRQWDRDSVRAWMDIERKAPAIA